The window ACGGGAATGCTTGATGGTGTGAGACGGGCAATTCTACTGCTGAAGAAGAGAGAgggcggggggcagagggggcagaCAGGCAGGAAGCCGCAGCAGACGCAGGGGGGGGGTGTAACAGAACCTCGGTGGCAGCGCTGAGGGGGACAACGGGGCTGGCCGCGGGGAAGCCACTGCCATAAACAAGACAAggtaggggaggaaaaaaaagtaatcgaGGGATCTTGCGCCATGGAGACTAACCTCAAAGCAGGCTGCACTGGTAGTTACCGAATTCAGTCTCGGGTGCCATCAGCCCTTCCCCAAAACCTCACTGTAACAGTTTTACCACTTCTTTCCCACAATTCCCGTATTAGCAATGGAGTGTCAACCCTGAAGAGAGCAATGGTCTCGGATGAAGAAATCCGCATTAGAAGTGCCAGGAGATGAGGGGTGCATTCTGCTTGTACATTCTTCTTCCTGGAGACATTTAACTTAAAAGTTCCAAGTAAGTGACAGGAACTTTCCCTTTCTGGTTCCCTCTTTCCCCGATGAGCCAGTCTGGATCCATGCCTGGCAGGCTGTACACAGTGATCATCTGGGGAGAGAAGACAGCGTGAGACAGGATCTTCTTCTGCAGACAGAGCCCAGAAGTTCAGTCAGATGGGGACTGAAAGAACACTAACTCCTGGAGTTCATTTAGCAGACACctgtgccccttccctggagccaTCGGCAGCTTCAGGAGAAGATCTACAGAAATCTGCTCAGTGATGTCCCTGTCGGCTTTGCGGTTTCCAAATTgacttgtattgtatttttgcatGATATTGCTCTGTCGTCCCTTCTGAATACAAAAGTTCAGTCTGGTCAGCAAAAGAGTTTGCAACTtgatgaatttccttttttttctcagccCAGGCCTCCAGCCAGGAGCTTATCCCACTGCTCTCGGATAAGGTACCTGTATTTGAGGGTCACGGTGAAGATACCAGGTACTGGGGTATTTTGTGAGCTGGGTACGGCTGGACTCCAATAGAGCAGAAGAGTTATTGGGCTGATGTTCTTAAATAGCAAATAGGCATGAGCACAACTCCTGCAACTCAGGGGATACTAGTGTCGAGGAAAAGATTCTATTAGTACTTCCAAAAAACTGGGTTTTTAGGGGCAGGGAAAGTAACCAAGACCTTGCTGAGGGCGGGCAGTTATAGCACAATTCAACGCAAAGAAAAACCACCCACCTCATCTGCAAGGAGTGCCAGCTCAGTGCTGTCGGCTGCTTCGTAGTCATAGAGGACTCTGGCCTTCCGTGTCCCGCTGGCAGGAGGCTTGACTTCATTGGGGTTCAGGACACCCTCTGCCACGGTATTAGGCACCCCGACAATGGTGGGCACAACTGGAATAGTAGGCACAGCTGGGAGCGTGGCAGCACCAACAGCTGGAGGGGAGGTAGCAGCTGTGGGAGGAGAGGTGGATTCTGCGTTGCCTACGAATGTGCCTGAAAAtcttacagaggagaaaaaaagcagagttcAGTGAGGCTCTGGTACGAGGAACCAAGGAAGAGCTCCTTCTTTCTGAATGGCACTGCAGAGATGATGCTCCCGAGTTTCACAGCCATAACGTGTCTACACTGCCCTTTGAATGGGGAAATGCGCTCAGTTCTCAGGTGCTGAGACTGCAACAGGTAATATTTGTCTGCTTGTTTTGATTCCAGTGTCCTGTTGCAGGACTGGCACCGAACTGGCAGAGCACGAGGCTGAAGCGCGGCACCAGAGAGAATGGCAGGTGCCATTCTTGGCTCTGCAGGAGCTTTACTGGGTTGTGTCACGTCCTTGCCCTGCTCTCACACGGTCTGTGTTACCCGTTTAGTCTGCTCGTTCTTCAGGAAAGGTACACTCGTTGTTGCTGTTAAACTGGGTGCCACAACTGGAGGCTCCCAGGCTTTCTGGGCTCTAGGGAGAGACAGTAATGGTGCTCGGTCTCATTTATCTGGAGATACCCCCCCCCGCACTAAcagagctcagccctggcccTTGCGGTGCGTCTGCACAGACTCCAGAATCTGGCTGAGGTGGAGAGCTCTTTGAGCCAGTCCCGTGCAACATCTTACTTACATCTCTCCTTTGGAGCTGCAAGCATGGAAAAGAACGGAACAGGAGCAGTGAGTGATCGCGCAGAGGCAACAGCCCCTCCCGGGTCAGGCCACCCCACTGATGTGACAGGTTTAACAGACAAACCAGCCCTGCCCGGGGGACGTGCAGCCGCAGCACAGAATCCCTcactgctgcagctgaggctCGCTGCTTGGCAACGGGAATCTGTCTCCCATGCGACTTACCTAATTTAGAGGAAGAATGTTCAAACTCTTACGGCCATCATGCTTTGAGATGAATGTATAAAACCCAGACCAATCCAATGGCAAAGCCCACTCTACATGCACTCCCACAGGGACTGGTCACCATTCTATAAGCTCAGAAGCTCTGTCAAGAGCATGGAGGGGGCTTTAAAACTTCTGCCCAACATTGTAACgcgggctggggaaggaggcctGAGCTAGGGGTAGCCAGACGAGTAACCCTTAGAGAAGTAAAAGCAGTCTCTTATCTCACCTGCCCAGTTGCTTCTGTAGCTCCAGCATATATTGGTAACACTGAGCATAGTAGTTGGTCTGAGACTCCACAAACTCGTGGAGACAGCGAAGATGATTCACCTGGAGGGAGAAGGACCATGAGCTGGTCTGTGAGTTGGGGACCAGGCACAGGAACCCTCTTCCTGCAGCTACGACCTACCCCACAGGAAGCCGACTTGTGCGGGCCAGGATTTAAAAGAGTTACTTTGTTGGCTTGAATATACTCATTTGTTCAGTTTGGGAATGCTGCATAGGCCCAAGGGTGATCCCAGAGAGGAGGCTGCTCCTGGCACTCTAGCCATGCCCACGTGGCTAGTCCACAGCTCTACTGAGGGAAGAACGAGATTTTTCTGGCTCAGAAGCATTTTGAGGACTGCAGAACTGCAGGTGTCACAGTGGCAGTGCCTGCTCGTGCTTCATTATGTTTTCAGTTTGAACATTCCAGGTTTTATGAGGAGGTTGCTGTAGCCTCCAAATTTATGACCCCCTTCTACTTCTGCTCCCTGTTCAGAGCTCTAGCATCCTCTCGGTGTTCTTTGAGAAAGGAGCCAAGAGTCGCTGTAGCCCCCCAGTTACCGAGGAAGACTCACGTGTGTGCTGCTGAtcccctccagcaggagacgTGTCACCTCTGCCTGTCGATCGAACTCGGTCTGCGTGAGCCTCAGCTCGTGTTCTGCCTGCAAAACAGGACAGGGTGTTCCAGGTGGCACAAGGCAGGGacccctgctctgcctcttccaacACCCACCTCCTCCAACCAACCCCCCTTTTGGCACCGAGACAAGAGCGCTGTTGGCTCAGTAGGATCCACATGCACCTGTGACACTGAACATCAGGCACAAGACACCCTGGGTGAGGATCCCAGACGCCTCTGGCTGTATTTCAGCTTGATTCCTGCTTCATCCTGCACTGGATCACTGCAGGTCACAGAATGGCAGCATCCAGCTAGGAAGCTCCCACTCCCACAAGACTAGAACATGAGGATGGAGAGGCTTTGCTAATCTTGAGGTATGCGGGAAGCCAGTCCCACGCCAGCACCCATCCTTTTATCGCCTCTTGTAGGGCTCAGAGCTGGACCAATGCTGAGCCAATGCTGCTCATTGTCTGTCCCCTGCAAAGGTAACACTGGAAACAGGACAGTTCCCATGGTCAGCAGCCTGAGTCTGCTGCCAAACAGAACTGTGCAGCTCTGTTAAACCCCTCTGTAGGCCTAGAGACACGGGAAAGTGAGAACCTCCCTAAATTTCTCTCCAAAAGTGTGATTTTTTGCCAGGCATCCTTTTTATCGTCGCAGGAAAAAGGCTGAGGCCAGAGAGCATTTATCAAATGGCTGTTACACTCAACTGCATCTCTCTGCAATGGAGATGGACATCCCAATCAAACATCTACCCGAGGCTCTCCTTTGAAGCTAGGTACTTGTTTGGAGCCAGGAGGAGTTAAGCAGTGATTAACATAAGGCAGCTACGCAGCAGACATTGGGGATTTAGAGACAGTGATACTGGAGACCCTATTTATCAAACAGACGGAACATCTCTCCCCCTCCAACACCCAGCGTATTTGCACTGGGACAGTTTTGCGGCACCACAACACCCAGGGGGATCCTTGCAGCGAGAAGAACTCCAGAAGTGGTGGAGCCATCAGATGCTCTGGTacctgctgtcccctccccactgccGGAGGGAACGGGGTGACAAGCAGGCACACCTGTTCTCTCCAGCACACGTTGCTCCTTAGCACCAAGCAGAACACGCCAGTTCCCTCTTAGGCTGTGCTGTGACCGATCGCACACAAGAGTGATGTCCACTCAGCTACAACTTGCTGGACGGAGAGGAGTGCGGGTTCTGtgtccttttccccttctccaggaGGGTGCAGCAATGGGAGGGGTGCCTGCCGTGGTGCGGTGGTTCCTGCACGGCACCAGTTCTGCGACGGAGCTCCTTTTGCCGCTTTGGAAATGCTCtgaatgttcttgtctggaattGGCCCCAGAGAACTCATCCAGACAGGCTGACAGTCTGGGAGCAGAGGCCACACCGTTGGCGTTTTCTGACCCCAGAGGAGACCCGGCCTTCCCGGCAGGGcaagctggaggagctgctggggctgtcacATCCCTCATCTGGTGAGAGCGTTACCGGTACTGCCCTACAGCTGGGCTACAACAAAGAAATGCTCTGACTGTCTTTTAATCAGATTTGTCTATTTTAAGCTACAACTGATCTATTTTCTTGCATCCTCTGTATGAAAGGGATTATTTAAAGGAGAAGGGGGGATATAACGGGAAATACCAGCACAATGCCTGCAGATTCTTGCTCCAGTGAGCTGAGCCCAGACTTTGGGAGCGGCAGAGCTGTTTGAGACTTGTGACAGGCAGACCCAGCTCCCTTTGGCACCGCCTGGGATTTGACCCGTTGCCTCTCCCTGCTGGCTCAGAGCAGTTGCAGGATGTCATTTCCCATGAAGCCAGCACTGCACTGTGACCAGGGTGGTCCCTTCCAGTCTTCTGCTTCTCCAAGACACGGAGAACTTTGAAATTTGTTGATGTACCTTGGTCTATCTGACCAGGATAGACCGAGGATGGAGGAACAGAGCCTGGCATGCTTACGGCTGACTGCAGTCAGCTGATTTGTTTGAGGGACTGAAGGGTTTAAAGTCCGGGATAAGCTGGTTCAAAACCAGCCAGTCTGCTCTGATGGTGCATTTAGAGCAAGGCAGTAAAGGTTGCTATCATGCAGAGCATGCAGGAACGTGCCATTCTACCGCCTTGCAGTTCAGGCTTCAGGCTAACGTCTGCTGGGGGGTGTTTGTGGTATGAGAGGCAAGGGGATCCCAGAAGGTGTCTCTGGAGGCTCCGTACCATGCTGGAGCTCCACACAGAGCTCACCCTGGTCGCTAGTCCACTAGCAGCCCTCCATCCATCTTCATGGACGAGTCACACTCCCCTTGGGGAACCCAGAAAATAAACAAGATCCAGGACTTTGCCTCCATGGATCCACTCGGAAGGATAAGTGCAGCTCACCCAGAGTCAACTCCACAATAGGCTCCAAACCTCCCACCCTGTCCTCCTGACAGAGCTGTTCCCTCCAGAAGCTGAAGCTGCTCATGGGGAAACCCTCTGTCCTTGCTTCAGCTCTGCTCAGAGCTCCTGCTTGAACCCCACAACAAGCAGGCAAAGGGCTACTAGGGGCTAATGCACGGCACATGCAAAATTGGAGCAGGCAGGGCCTCTGCCGCAGGAGCAGAGCTGAACCACGTCACAGCGCATCACCTCTGCTCCCGTGACACCAGTGCAGGGCTTCCAGAGCTGTCTTTTATCACATACGCACAAAAGCCTGGTTTGCCTGGGAAGTCTCTCCCACAAAGTACAGCCAACTGGCCCACGGGCAGGCTCTTCCTAAGCCACTGTCAGAGTCACACTCAACCGTACAGCTGCAGGGTCAGGACTGGGGTGACAACAGCAAGGTCCCACTGCTGCTCCCCTGCGCACCGGCAGGAAGGAGCCGGCGgcagcacctcccaccccctAAAGACCACCAGCACACCCAGAAGGTTTGAGCACAATTTCAGCTGGGTACTTACTTTTTCCACCTCGTCGCTCCAAAGCTGTAGGGGCCACAGAGCAACAGGAAAGGAGATCAGTGTTGGAGACGTCGAGAAGCACTCGGCATTAACACCAATTGGCAAGGACGCTCCGTGGACACAAGCAGGCCAACTCCGGGGACAAGCCAGCCCttcacccagcagcagctgccagacCGATGCCCCTTCCCCTCATTCTTGCACCCTCGAGCTCAGTGTCACAGTGGGAGAGCAAGTCCGTGccaccagagccagcagctctgccagggctgtTACAGCAACTGCTTTCAATGGACTCCAGGAAGAACAGAATTAAAGCAGCAGAGTCCTCCGAACAGCAAGGGTTCCTTTGCTGAAGCCTGCAGAGGCTGGTGTTGAAGGACAGCCCTTCTTTTAGGATTGTGGGGAGGCAAATGAGCTGCTTGAACCCACGAATAGGGCCTGGGAACTGCCGTGAGCTCAAGCCAGCCAGAGGCCAGTGTTCCTCACCCACTGGTCTAGAGAGCTCAGGTTAATGGGATCATAATCCAGCCAGTCTGCGCTACCGACAGGCATGGTTGGCTACAGCAAGGAGGAGGCAatggctgggtgctgctgcctttGAGCCAGGCAAAACATCACGCTACTCCTTCCCACTCTCCTCACCCACAGGGGCACATTCGGGGCAGCACAACACCGCCAGCTGCTTGCTGGGATCTGGCTCCAGGACATGAAACAATTGACAACAACGAGTCACACACAGCaatgggaaagggagagaaggggaagaaaaacccatTGATCCTTCCCAGAGGTTCTTGGCTtggcctttcctcagcagaaaacTACTCCCTCAGCTCTGGATCAACTGGAACCACACCAGCCTGCCACGGGGAGATGGCCTCTGAGATCCCCAGCTTCACTCTCTGATGATACCTTTGCAGATGAGGGAAGTTCACCACAGCGCTGCTGATGTGGAAGCCCCtggacctggtggaagcacctggaAGCCCCTTGCTGGATGCCGTGGTGTCGGAGGGAGGACATGCTCTGTTTAGACCCAGGGTCTCCCAGCTGGACCACGCTGAGGTTTGCTCACCAGCAACTGCTCTCAGGTGGGTTGTGGTAGCCCCAGATGCAGAGACATCTTCACCAGCCAATATAAGGAGCACCTGCAGGAAGGTTTTATGCCAGCTCCTTGGCTTGCTGCCTGCTCCTGTTCTGGCTTCTGCCCCCTGGCCTGCGGCTCAGCTCCTGTTCCATGGTATGTAGCCTGATTGGCATCTCTTCTTACTTGAGTGGAGTTACTGTAGCTGGTCCCCTTAGGAtcgcaggctgtccctgtgcagtGCTCAGTGTACCGAGGCTGGGTGTTTTCTCTGACCTTTAGGTGGATGTTTTGTTACTGCAAATCAGAAACTGCTTCAACTAAAGCCTGGGGAATTTCAGGCGTGCCTGGGGACACAAGCCCTTTCCCCTTCTCAGCCTAAGAGAAGGAAGGCAGATGGTAGAAagatcctggagggcagctgagAAGCAGGTCCTAGCCTGAACTGTGCTCTGGCACGGGCCCTCTGTCAGCACACCCTCAGGTTTTTGGAGCAAGGTTTACTGTAGGGGCAATGGGCAGTTTTCACTCTGGCCACAGGTCTTCCTACTTAGATGCTGTAGACAGTACTTAAGCCATTCCAGGCCCATTTCATCATTGCAATTCTGAATTTGGAGCCAgatttgtttctcttctgttgGCCTTGCTGTGTGATCTCCAGCTCTGACCCTGTGGTGCCCTGGGGCATTATGGCTTTGCTGATCTATCCTGGGCTAAGGCACTGTGTGGCTCCAGTCAGAATGTTTCAGACTGCTCAGGGAGCAGGAAAACCCACGATCTACACCcatcttcctccccccagctcaAGCCAGAAGAACCCTCTTTAAGGTACTCAATGTGTTTTTCTTGGAGTCATTCCTAGGAGCACAGCACACGGCAAGTGGCAGAGTTTGAGAGAAAGGGATAATATTTAGGCTTACACAGCCCACATACACTTTCTTACACAAAAACAAAAGGTCAGtgtgggagagaggagaaatggCTCCTCAGCCTCCAACCCATACAAAACAAGGGAGGTGCTTGTCTCCAGGTGGATCTAATTCCATCTAAGCCCTCCTGTTacgggagggggaaaaaaccaaaacaaaagcaccatGTTATTCACCTCTCcaaaaaacaataacagaaattTAGAATCCAAACGGGAGCCCTGCTGGGGGCATGTGGTCCACGAGAGAGCTGACAAAGACGAAATTGTTACCTGGGCATAAGCAATCCCTCCCTCCAGAAGTGAGCAGAGCTCAACAGCAAGGCGAGCAGCAGCCACTGCTCTGTACTGTCAGCACAGACTAAGACTAAAGTAGCACAAGGATTCTGgcctggaagaaaagcagagcgACAGCATGAAGAGCTCCTACCTTGCTGCAGCGCCTGACCCCTTGGGGTGAGTGCTGGGATTAGAGAGCTTGTTGCAAAGCATCCCTGCCTGCGCGGAGCTGGGGAGCAGTCTGGGCTCAGCCCGCATTCTGCTAATTAGAGATGCCAATTGTTATTTAAGTCACCCCTGCTAGTGCAGCTGGACTTCAGGTGGCACTTCAACCACCATCTGCAACCTCTAAAATAGATAGTTTTGGAAGCCATGAGACAAGAGGCTACGCCAGCAGGTTTCCTACAGGTCCTCAAACTCCATCAAACTTGATTAAGTGATCAAGGCCAACGCTGGCTGCTTACCTAGAGCAAGTCTGTCTCCTAGAGCCCTGCCCTGTCCCACATCATCATCACTGCTGTCAGAGCTTCTCTAGCAGAGCTCTGAAGAGGGACTGCTGAACTGGTCTACCCTGGCACTTCTCTGCCACCTGTGGGCTAAAACCTTCCTAAAACTCTGTTCTCCTGTCACATTACTGTGCTTGGCATCTGCTCCCCACAACAGCTTTGCAGTTCAATGATGACTAGACATGTTCAACCGAGCATCTGGGCACTCTGCGAGATGCTAATGCATGTTATGCAAATGCTTGCCTCCAGGTCTGCTTTAGAAAGCCTTGGGGAACGATCAGGATACCCTGGTCTAATCAGAGCTATTCAGAGACAGGGAAAGTCTGGTTTCTCTCCTCTGATTCTCCTGCAGCTCAGTTCTAGTCCCTTATTGCGCTGTCCTTGGAACAGACCTTTCCAAGGGAGAAGCAGGAGCCACTGTGTGAGTTGCTGTGCTAGGAGAGATGGAGACTGAGCAATTGCTACAGCATCACCAGTCTCCGCTTCATCCTAAGGAGTCTCATCACTGGGGCAGTCACctatggaaataattttctagCTATTGTGCAAAGCTATTTCTGATCCCAGCATCACTCTCCAAGAAGGTCAGGACAGATGCCCCTGGGAACTAACACTGATGCTACCAGCTCAGACACATCTCTCCCCAAACAGGATGGGTTGTCCATTAACCAAATCCAACTTATTTCCATGATGTTTTTTGTTTGCTAGAAGGCTGAGCTGTCCTTTTTCATATCTACAGACCCCACTCCCTGGCCCTTCCATTCCCAGATTACTCTATTAACAGGCATCAGTGTTGTTCTGAAATGCTATTTAGGAAGCAAGATGATCAGTTTTCAACATTTTAACGAGAAATGTGACATTGTGCAATGGGGAGCCATGAACACAGCACGGAAAGTCAATTGCTTGACCACAACCACTCAGTGCCACACAGTAGAGATGCAACGGGCTATTCACCCACCCCCAGCGCACCTGACTGCAGAACAGCCACCAACAGACAGGCCCCAAGatgaaagggggggaaaaaaaattgatctcTATTTGCAGAATAGACGAGCCTGTGCTGTCAGCTACTGCATTACTGACACGATGGGTGGCAGAGATTCCTCCACCTTTGCTTCTCTTGACCAGCTACAAAGTCTCGGAGCACTGTCACCACAGTACTGATCAGGCAGTCACACGCGTGACATTGCCAGTGTATGGCTGGAACCATCCAGGAAGGCCagtctttgaggtttttttcctttcaattgcTCCACTAGCAATAAAGAACAGTCCGAAGGTTCCCACTGGAAGTGTGGAAATGGATAGGCagagaaactggaaagcaaaccAAGGAGCAAAAGTGCCAGACCCTGACCATGCACCCCCACAGGGGGGATCTGCATCCTTCAGGTTGAATCAGAGGAACCTTGGGCAGCCCATGTCACATTAAAATGTTGAAAACAGCACAGCACTAGGTCTGAGTTTAAGTCAGGTGAAGAGAGGGGCAGGAAGAGGTTGGAGAGGGAACATCTAGGAGGAGGCAATCTTACCGCTGATGCGCTGGCGGAGAGAACGTAATTACGAGGTCTAGTCTCCTGAAAGTCAGGCACAGCCTAGTGGGGGGAATAGAGTTTCATGTACAAGTCACGCAGGAGAGTCGGGAGGAGTCAGTCGGGCAATGGATGGAAGAAGGGACTAGCGTGTTTCTCCTGACTCTGCTGGGAGCTTAGTTCAAATTCTTATGGGATGGCAGGACGGAGGTCTCCCAACAGCTTGGATAGTGGCGTGTGGAAGCCAGGCTTGTGCAAGAGGAGGTGGACTGGCTCATGCAGTCACACCCAGCACTTGACCAGCAGATGTTTCTGCCTGTACTTACAGCTGTCCGCTCACACAGCGCCCAGTTGGAGTGGAGATGAGACGGCACAATCTCAAATGCATTTCCCATTCCCTTGCAGCCAGCAGGTTGCTCACATCATGTCGGCTCAGTCCAGTGGGCAGgaccttccttcccctttctttccacCTACAGTCCTAGAAGTGTCCCTGTACAGGGCCTTATCCTTGAAGTGGGCATATTTACTAGCATCAGAGCATCCTTTTCACAGTGTCTTTTAAAGAAACACATCTACTTGTTCTTACTCTCCCCAAGCCTCTGGGCGTGTTCTCTCCCAGAAGACTCAGATCTGCTATTTTCAGTAAGGAGAATGGCTTAGCCAAAGCAGATCTAGTCCAAAGCCTGTTGCCAAAGGCAGTGTATGAGTTCTCAGCCCAGAGGTCAGAAAACCCCCAAGCCACCTTCTCCATAGCTAAActtctgccctggggcaggaagagTTAAGCACTCCGGAGGTTTTTCCTCCTTGGGAATACAAGGGATCCAGTCTGCCCACACACAAGTGTGGGATCACTAGCCATCACAGAACAGCTAAGAGTAGGCCTCCCCCTGGGGTGACCTTTGGCTGTAGCATCACCCAAAGCGCTGAGTCAACCAGCGCTTACAGCTGGTGTGATGGATCAGGGCATCCTCCTGGTCAGGCTTCGCTGCGCAGTGAGTTGGTGTGAAAGGCTGGCACAGGATCCAGCTGTAACCCAGCTACGCTGTTAATCCTCTCAGGCCCCACATTTCCTCTCCCAGGTTAATCTCTTTGCAGCTCACCCAGATCTGCTTATACACGCTGACCCGATTTGCTGGGCCCCGAGCAGCCTGCTGGAATGAGTGACCAGGGTGTGGAGGAGCAGTCAGGCAATCCCAacaacagtttggttttttttaaaaaccatctAGGAGTTTTGGGGatggctggagggaaggaataagGAGGAGCAACTCCTATTACAATTAAAATCTgaatataagaagaaaaatgcacCAGTGAGATTTGAGGCCAACACAGCAACTAGGCTTAACTCCTCCCTGTGGGGAGAGGAGGTATTTCACAACAACAgcttattagcttttttttttttttaaaggtaagagCAACTGAAGAAACCTCTCCTCCCATTCTCTGGTCTCCAGAGAGTCCCAAAACTAGTCACAGCACATGGGATGAAGGAGGCAAGCTGCTCTTGCACTCCTACGCATCAACAAGTTGTATTTGCAAGCAGTGGTCAAAAGTGATCTACCTCCCTCCCACTCCCGCTCTTGTAATGGGGAAAACGGGCAGAGCCCTGGAGCCTGGAGGACAGAACAGCATCACAACCAGATCAACCTGCCTGTCATTGTCTCTGGACTGCTTCCCTTCCAGGAGAGGGGCTTGCCACCCAAcctgtcctcctcctgcctgcagccggAGGAGCCTGAGTGGGTCTTTAGGGGAGCCCCTGCCTCTCTTGAGCACTGCTTGCAAGCAGCATTGATGGAACAGAGTGCATGCTCCAGAGGGGTTGCCGGCAGCCAACAGATGCTCCCATCTTCCTGGGCTaccttccccaggcagccacagccCTGACCACGCTCAGTACATGCTCCAGGGCCAGTCCCAATGGGACAAGGGAGATacgaattttcatttaaaatgggaAAGAGACAATGAGaggtgttaaagaaaaaaaaaataaaaaatcatcacAGCACTGTTAGCACAGTCAATACTCACATCTCCCTCACA of the Numenius arquata chromosome 19, bNumArq3.hap1.1, whole genome shotgun sequence genome contains:
- the SH3GLB2 gene encoding endophilin-B2 isoform X2 → MDFNVKKLASDAGVFFSRAMQFTEEKLGQAEKTELDAHFENLLARADCTKNWTEKILRQTEVLLQPNPSARVEEFLYEKLDRKVPSRVTNGELLAQYMTEAANDFGPGTPYGKTLIKVGETQRRLGAAERDFIHSASLNFLTPLRNFLEGDWRTISKERRILQNRRLDLDACKARLKKAKAAEAKAAAVPDFQETRPRNYVLSASASALWSDEVEKAEHELRLTQTEFDRQAEVTRLLLEGISSTHVNHLRCLHEFVESQTNYYAQCYQYMLELQKQLGSSKGEIFSGTFVGNAESTSPPTAATSPPAVGAATLPAVPTIPVVPTIVGVPNTVAEGVLNPNEVKPPASGTRKARVLYDYEAADSTELALLADEMITVYSLPGMDPDWLIGERGNQKGKVPVTYLELLS
- the SH3GLB2 gene encoding endophilin-B2 isoform X5 — encoded protein: MDFNVKKLASDAGVFFSRAMQFTEEKLGQAEKTELDAHFENLLARADCTKNWTEKILRQTEVLLQPNPSARVEEFLYEKLDRKVPSRVTNGELLAQYMTEAANDFGPGTPYGKTLIKVGETQRRLGAAERDFIHSASLNFLTPLRNFLEGDWRTISKERRILQNRRLDLDACKARLKKAKAAEAKAALWSDEVEKAEHELRLTQTEFDRQAEVTRLLLEGISSTHVNHLRCLHEFVESQTNYYAQCYQYMLELQKQLGSSKGEIFSGTFVGNAESTSPPTAATSPPAVGAATLPAVPTIPVVPTIVGVPNTVAEGVLNPNEVKPPASGTRKARVLYDYEAADSTELALLADEMITVYSLPGMDPDWLIGERGNQKGKVPVTYLELLS
- the SH3GLB2 gene encoding endophilin-B2 isoform X4; this encodes MDFNVKKLASDAGVFFSRAMQFTEEKLGQAEKTELDAHFENLLARADCTKNWTEKILRQTEVLLQPNPSARVEEFLYEKLDRKVPSRVTNGELLAQYMTEAANDFGPGTPYGKTLIKVGETQRRLGAAERDFIHSASLNFLTPLRNFLEGDWRTISKERRILQNRRLDLDACKARLKKAKAAEAKAAQIGSARLEGTTLVTAEHELRLTQTEFDRQAEVTRLLLEGISSTHVNHLRCLHEFVESQTNYYAQCYQYMLELQKQLGRFSGTFVGNAESTSPPTAATSPPAVGAATLPAVPTIPVVPTIVGVPNTVAEGVLNPNEVKPPASGTRKARVLYDYEAADSTELALLADEMITVYSLPGMDPDWLIGERGNQKGKVPVTYLELLS
- the SH3GLB2 gene encoding endophilin-B2 isoform X1 — protein: MDFNVKKLASDAGVFFSRAMQFTEEKLGQAEKTELDAHFENLLARADCTKNWTEKILRQTEVLLQPNPSARVEEFLYEKLDRKVPSRVTNGELLAQYMTEAANDFGPGTPYGKTLIKVGETQRRLGAAERDFIHSASLNFLTPLRNFLEGDWRTISKERRILQNRRLDLDACKARLKKAKAAEAKAACEGDAVPDFQETRPRNYVLSASASALWSDEVEKAEHELRLTQTEFDRQAEVTRLLLEGISSTHVNHLRCLHEFVESQTNYYAQCYQYMLELQKQLGSSKGEIFSGTFVGNAESTSPPTAATSPPAVGAATLPAVPTIPVVPTIVGVPNTVAEGVLNPNEVKPPASGTRKARVLYDYEAADSTELALLADEMITVYSLPGMDPDWLIGERGNQKGKVPVTYLELLS
- the SH3GLB2 gene encoding endophilin-B2 isoform X3, encoding MDFNVKKLASDAGVFFSRAMQFTEEKLGQAEKTELDAHFENLLARADCTKNWTEKILRQTEVLLQPNPSARVEEFLYEKLDRKVPSRVTNGELLAQYMTEAANDFGPGTPYGKTLIKVGETQRRLGAAERDFIHSASLNFLTPLRNFLEGDWRTISKERRILQNRRLDLDACKARLKKAKAAEAKAAAVPDFQETRPRNYVLSASASALWSDEVEKAEHELRLTQTEFDRQAEVTRLLLEGISSTHVNHLRCLHEFVESQTNYYAQCYQYMLELQKQLGRFSGTFVGNAESTSPPTAATSPPAVGAATLPAVPTIPVVPTIVGVPNTVAEGVLNPNEVKPPASGTRKARVLYDYEAADSTELALLADEMITVYSLPGMDPDWLIGERGNQKGKVPVTYLELLS
- the SH3GLB2 gene encoding endophilin-B2 isoform X7, yielding MDFNVKKLASDAGVFFSRAMQFTEEKLGQAEKTELDAHFENLLARADCTKNWTEKILRQTEVLLQPNPSARVEEFLYEKLDRKVPSRVTNGELLAQYMTEAANDFGPGTPYGKTLIKVGETQRRLGAAERDFIHSASLNFLTPLRNFLEGDWRTISKERRILQNRRLDLDACKARLKKAKAAEAKAAAEHELRLTQTEFDRQAEVTRLLLEGISSTHVNHLRCLHEFVESQTNYYAQCYQYMLELQKQLGRFSGTFVGNAESTSPPTAATSPPAVGAATLPAVPTIPVVPTIVGVPNTVAEGVLNPNEVKPPASGTRKARVLYDYEAADSTELALLADEMITVYSLPGMDPDWLIGERGNQKGKVPVTYLELLS
- the SH3GLB2 gene encoding endophilin-B2 isoform X6, with the translated sequence MDFNVKKLASDAGVFFSRAMQFTEEKLGQAEKTELDAHFENLLARADCTKNWTEKILRQTEVLLQPNPSARVEEFLYEKLDRKVPSRVTNGELLAQYMTEAANDFGPGTPYGKTLIKVGETQRRLGAAERDFIHSASLNFLTPLRNFLEGDWRTISKERRILQNRRLDLDACKARLKKAKAAEAKAALWSDEVEKAEHELRLTQTEFDRQAEVTRLLLEGISSTHVNHLRCLHEFVESQTNYYAQCYQYMLELQKQLGRFSGTFVGNAESTSPPTAATSPPAVGAATLPAVPTIPVVPTIVGVPNTVAEGVLNPNEVKPPASGTRKARVLYDYEAADSTELALLADEMITVYSLPGMDPDWLIGERGNQKGKVPVTYLELLS